In the Solanum pennellii chromosome 5, SPENNV200 genome, one interval contains:
- the LOC107018740 gene encoding uncharacterized protein LOC107018740 isoform X1 encodes MAARQIQKRILSVLSTKTYIAQGLPWSSVSPSRSSFGMNDIFSRRCLQTVAGITKQAVEVGETNKNCDPDTNTDSAAAVVSSIKKETTYKYTVQSNLKTSPRHDLMMIFTCTVCETRTMKTVCRESYEKGVVVARCDGCKNIHLIADRLGWFGEPGSVEDFLAARGEEVKKGCVDTLGFTLEDLAGKKTLETIRGEVESKSEI; translated from the exons ATGGCGGCTCGGCAAATTCAGAAGCGAATTCTGAGTGTTCTCTCTACCAAAACCTACATCGCTCAAG GATTACCATGGAGTTCTGTTTCTCCTTCAAGGTCATCTTTTGGCATGAACGATATATTTTCAAGACGGTGTCTTCAAACAGTTGCAGGAATCACCAAGCAGGCTGTTGAAGTAGGGGAAACTAATAAAAACTGTGATCCAGATACTAATACCGATTCTGCTGCTGCAGTTGTTTCTAGTATCAAGAAAGAGACCACATACAAGTACACTGTGCAATCTAATCTTAAAACCTCCCCAAGACATGACCTGATGATGATCTTCACTTGCACAGTATGTGAAACCAGAACCATGAAAACAGTTTGTCGCGAGTCATACGAGAAAGGTGTAGTGGTGGCTAGATGTGATGGTTGTAAAAACATACACCTTATTGCTGATCGTCTCGGGTGGTTTGGTGAGCCTGGTAGCGTGGAAGACTTCCTGGCTGCTCGCGGAGAGGAAGTGAAAAAGGGCTGTGTTGATACTTTAGGTTTTACACTCGAAGATCTGGCAGGAAAGAAAACACTGGAAACTATTAGGGGAGAAGTAGAATCCAAATCTGAGATTTAG
- the LOC107018740 gene encoding uncharacterized protein C24H6.02c isoform X2 produces the protein MNDIFSRRCLQTVAGITKQAVEVGETNKNCDPDTNTDSAAAVVSSIKKETTYKYTVQSNLKTSPRHDLMMIFTCTVCETRTMKTVCRESYEKGVVVARCDGCKNIHLIADRLGWFGEPGSVEDFLAARGEEVKKGCVDTLGFTLEDLAGKKTLETIRGEVESKSEI, from the coding sequence ATGAACGATATATTTTCAAGACGGTGTCTTCAAACAGTTGCAGGAATCACCAAGCAGGCTGTTGAAGTAGGGGAAACTAATAAAAACTGTGATCCAGATACTAATACCGATTCTGCTGCTGCAGTTGTTTCTAGTATCAAGAAAGAGACCACATACAAGTACACTGTGCAATCTAATCTTAAAACCTCCCCAAGACATGACCTGATGATGATCTTCACTTGCACAGTATGTGAAACCAGAACCATGAAAACAGTTTGTCGCGAGTCATACGAGAAAGGTGTAGTGGTGGCTAGATGTGATGGTTGTAAAAACATACACCTTATTGCTGATCGTCTCGGGTGGTTTGGTGAGCCTGGTAGCGTGGAAGACTTCCTGGCTGCTCGCGGAGAGGAAGTGAAAAAGGGCTGTGTTGATACTTTAGGTTTTACACTCGAAGATCTGGCAGGAAAGAAAACACTGGAAACTATTAGGGGAGAAGTAGAATCCAAATCTGAGATTTAG